The Kordia sp. SMS9 DNA window CCTGTTGAAATGATAGATAGTTTTGAATGCGCGCTTTAATATTGTTTAAATACTATTTGTAATCACGAAACAAAATAATAAAATGCAAAAAAGTTTTGCAAATTAACAATCCAAATTATTAACCTTTAAAATTTTAACTATGAAAAAAACATTTTTTAAACATGTGTTTAAACTGAAAGTTATGGCTTCCTTCATAATATTAGTTTCAGCAACTTTAGTACTACATTCTTGTAGTGAAGATAACTTAGAGACAGATACAGCAAACGATGCTACTGAAAATGCTAGCCTTGGAGATCAAAAAGCATTGAAATTAAATGTCAATGGTCAATTTAAGGAATACATTACAAGTGTAGATGTAATTGATCACAAAGAATTTAAATACATACTTGTTGATCCTGAAAATAATATTATAGATGCATTTACTGATACAGATGCTTTTCAGAAGCACAATGGTCATGCAAACATTAAAGAACAAATAAATAGTATAAAGGCAGAAACTAGCAATACCGTGTTTCCATTCAATTCAGCAGAAGAAGCTGAGCAAGCTATTATTCAGGATATGACTAATCTTTTTGGTGATAAAATCCAAAATCCGCTAGATACCGATTATAGTAAAAGTGAAGCAAATAGTTTATCGTTCATTTTTGACCACGACTGGCCTAACCACACCAATTCATTATTAGCGCATTTTGAAGGTAATAGTGCTTTCACTAGTATTGATTACCATTTAGTTGCTAAATTAAAAATAAGTACTATCGCTGATAGTGAAGTAGGACATTTACATTTAGAAACAACTAATTCAATATACAATCTGCCTAATTACAATTTAAGTTCTTTTTTCTTAAATGCAAATGAAACCACCATACAAAACACTTACAATTATAGAAAGTATTTATACTTATATACAGATTCAAATTACAATGGAACATTATTTCTTTACATAATAGAAAAAGACTCTGATGTTAACATACCTAAAATGAATTTTAAATCAATCTATATATTTTAACTACTAAAACTTAAAAAATGAAAAAATTAAAAAAAATATCTTTAGTTTTTGCTTTCCTAGCGCTAGCTATTACAAATGTACATGGAAGTGAAATTAACAAAAATGAATTGATTCATAAGATGTCAAATGATACAGAAGTAGCTGATTTTTGCATCACCTTGTTAAAGGAAAAAATGACAATGAATGTATATGGAAATGCTGAATTAATTAAAAACTCTGAATTATTAAAGGATTTGAGTGTCATTAAAGCAGAAAATGCAAAAATTGTGCGAAATAAATACCCTGAGTTATTAAAACTTGAATTAAATGAAAGACGCGAAGTATTTAATGAAGTTTTAAGTAAAAGTACCAATTATAAAAACCAACTTAAATGTTTAGGAATGAACATTCTACGATTAGCCGCCGCTGAGATATTTGTAGGAACTGGATTTGCGGTTAAATGGAAACTTACAAAATTAGGTCTTTGTGCTGCTGCCGCTGTTGCGGTTGATGCTGCTGAGGAAGTAGAAAGTGCAGGTTTAGTGACCGGAACAATGCCAGCTCAAGTTGCAGCTGAAACTAAATTTTGTATAGCTATAAGTACTGCTTTACAAGTTGGTCAACTGTTAATTATTGAAGAAGGCGTACGAAGAATACTATTTGCTTGTAGCAATGATACAGCCTATGATTTTGACAAGGATGCTGATGAGGATGGAGTAAATGACTAATAGTATCACGAATCATATTTGGTTACTACAAAACCATAATTAAGGAACACATTATATATGCCTTAGTTACATTTTATAAGTTTTTTCAAAAAATCTCCCAAAGAGCCTTAACACAACTCGTTGGGAGATTTGTTTTTTTGCCTTAAACTAAAAAAAGTTAAGAAGCTCTCTTTTGAATTTTACACTTTTTAATCAATTCGCTAGGTTTGAGTCCAAAACGCTTTACAAAGACTTTGTTGAAGTATGATCTACTGTTTAATCCGACAGCATATAAAATTTCACTAATATTTTCGTAATTATTATTAACAATCAAGTCATAGGCTTTTCGCAAACGAACTTCTAAAATGATTTGTACAGATTTCATTCCTGTTTTTTCTTGAACAATTTGTCGAAACTGTTTATATGAATAGCCACAAGAAGCCGCTAAATCTTGAATGGTAAAGTCACTGTTACTCATATTTTTTTGGATGACTGTATTTATTTTTTCCATAAAGTCGGCATACGCACCATTGTATTCAATCTTTTCATCATCTGTACTTTGCAATTGTTGTCTGTAAATGTTTGTATCTAAATGATAATTTATTCTTGTGATGAGTTCAATGGCTTTAAATGGCTTTGTGAGATAATCATTAATACCAAGTGCTGCTTTATTATTTTCTAAATATTCTTCTGCGGAAGCGGTCATTACCAAAAACGGAACCGTTTCATAGCCATCTACTTTATCTAACGCTGATTTTAATTCACATCCGTCCAAAACTGGCATTCCTAAGTCGGTCAAAACAATATCATACTTTGTTTTTAGTGCAAATGATACCGCTTGTTTTCCATCAAAAGCAAAGGTACAGTTGAGAGTTGGAGACAATAATTCTTTCAAATAACCAATCATTTCAATATTATCATCAACTATTAATATTTTGGGGAGATTTGTAATGGCGGACGATTCCACTACAGTTTCATTACAAATATTGACATAATCCGTACTTTTTTCTTCAGTGTATAGTGCATGATTTTGAATGGCTAAAGGCAGTTGTATGGTAAAAATACTTCCGACATTTTTTTCACTATCCAATGTGATTGTTCCGTTTAGTTTTTTGACCAATTCATACACTAAGGATAAACCAATTCCAAATCCGCCGTTGGAAAGATTATTTTTGGTTTGATAAAAACGATCAAAGATGAGTTTTTGTTCTTCTTTATCAATTCCGATACCTTCATCTTTAACGAACACAGTTAAACCTTTTTTATTGATAAAAGTATGCACGTAAATTCCCTTTCCTGGATTGGTAAACTTTAAAGCATTTGACAAAATGTTGTTTAGTATTTTTTTCAAATCTTCGTAATAAAAATCTAGTACTTGGTCTAGTTTGATGTTGGATTTGTAATAAATAGCCACATTTTTAATTTCAGAAACTCCTTGAAACGCATAGATACTTTCTCTTAAAAAACCTTCCATTTTTTCAGTAGTACACTTATGCACTAACGGACTTCTATCTAATTTTAAAAGTGTTAATGAATTATTCAGCATCTCTATAATTTGTTCATTATTTCGAATGGTCAAATCTGAATATTTTACAATTTTTGAATAATCCATTGTATTGTTAGATATCATACGCAAGTAGCCCGTTATAATGGTAATAGGCGTTCGGATTTCGTGTGATAAATTTTCAATAAAGTCAGTTTTGATTTCGGCAACTTCCTTCATTTTCTCGTTTTCATATTGCAATTTTAATCGTTTCTTTTTACGGTTTTGAAGAATAAAAAAGAAGATGAGGATAAATATTGTCGCAGAAACAAAAAAGGTGGAAAAAATGTAGAATTGCTTTTTTTGTTTCATTACCAAAGCACTCATCTCGGTTTTGGCTTTTAATTCTCTTATTTTTTTGTCGTGATGTAGTTTAAAGTTTAAAATAGAAGCATTGAGATTTAGGTTGAAATTTTTTACTGAATTCCGTACTTCGTGATAGTTGGCTAAAGACTGAAACGCTTTGTTAAAATTTCCAAGTACCTCATTGGCTAAGTATTCTACTTTGTAAAGTTTTATCATATCAAACTGCTCTACGTATTGCAAAGCATTGCTTGTTTTTGCCTTGTTAACATACATTAATGCCTTTTGATATTGTTTCAATTTTAATTCCATCATTGCCAAATAGATGTATTTGATAGCTGTATCTTCGGGCTGTTCTTCATTTTTGATGCTGTACACTTTTTCCATGTAAACACGAGCGGAATCGATATTATCTGCTTTAATATAGCGTCTTTTCAACACTCGATAATACGTTTGCAATACCTTTTTATCCTGTATAAAGTTTTGAATATCTAAAGATTTTAGCAACCTGATAGCTTCCGCATTATTACCTGTAAAAGCTTTATATTGTGCGTTATTGATGTAAATTTGAGCTTGTAAAGTCTTAGGTATTTGTTGATGCACATAGTGATTCATCAGTATAGAATCAACTTCTTTTGACAATTCGAAATTTCTAATTTTTTTATATTGTTCAGCGAGTTTTAAATAGGTATCTACTTTCTTGTCCACCGCATTTGCTTCTTCAAAATATGCCAACGCAGTATGTAACAAACGAATAGATTCAAAATACTTTTTTTCAAATATTTTTTTATCGGCAATATACAACTCTGCATCGCCCAACATCTCAATATCAGTAGTTCTATTTTTAATTTTAGCACAATAAACAGCAACTGAGTCATATTGCTTTTGCTCATTGTAGACGTCTATCAAAAGTAATACTGTTTTTGTGTACAACTCTAAAGATGGCGTACAACTGTTTTGAGTATTTTCTTTTTTATTTTCAAAGGAACTCAATATACTTTGAGCTTTTGTAAAAGCACTTTCAAAAGCTTTTTCAGATATATCCTCTGAAATTTTCACATAATTTTCTTCGAAGTATTGTAAACATTCCGGGGTAGGCTTAGGCTTCGTATTTGGGTATAAAAAGCTGATTGCCAAAAGACAAATAAGTAGGTAGGTTTTTTTCATGCAAACAATTAACAAATTTTTAAGAAATATTAATTATGGTTTTTCCTTCAAATAAGGTAAGGTTTTAAAAAAGATTATGAAGGTTAAAAAATGAGCAACTCTTACAATAAAAAAATCAATAATTGTCAGAAATGAGACAATCATACAAACAAATTATAGCAACATTTGTAGTGTTGATTTTAATAGTTACGATTAGATGCGCGCAAAAAATATTATCTAATCATTAATATTTTAAAATTCAACAAAAAGTAAAATACTACCTATATATTTTACAATCAATAATTATTAACCAATAAAAAATTTTAATTATGAAACAACCATTTTTTAAACAAGTGTTTAAATTAAGAGTTATGGCTTCCGTTACAGTGCTACTAGGAGTAACTTTCCTATTGCATGCATGTAGCGACGATAACATTGAAAATCCAAACACCGATGCTACCGAAAGTATTGAAGTAGGTAATGAAAACTCCATGAAACTAATGGTCGATGGACAATTTGAAAAAAACCTAAAAAGCATGAATGATGTTGAAGACGGAGCTTATGCTTATGTCATAGTAAATAGTAAAACTGCAAACACTATTAGAGCATATACTACTGAAGAACATTTTAAAAGGGATGCTCAATACAATGAACTTACTTCAAAAATGACAAAAAAGGCTACAATACTACCAGACTTTAATATGAATGAGATTTTAGCTGAAGAAAGAGTTGAAAGAAGTAAAGGTAAAGTTCCTGCTGTCAATGGCAAAGCTGTTCATCCAGATACAAACTTCGATCACGTTGCTGAACACCCTTGGCCAGATCATGTTGATTTAGTAGGACATTTTGAAATTGATGGCTCTAGTTATGATACTCATTATTCTATTGAATTAGTAACGGATTTGAATTTATATAATGGTTCATATCACTATCATTATGACGATCTTGAATTTGTAGGTATTGCTTCTTACAATGGACGTTTAAAGTATTGCTTACAATATGCAGATCATTCAATCATACAAAATCCTAATCCTAATACGTCATACGTTTTCTTATATACTGGAACTAATAGAACTGGAACACAATATTTTTTCTCTATTGCTAAATATGACTATGTTGATATTCCTAACCGTGTTTACAACACAATTTCTCTATATAACTAATTAATAACTTTTAAAATTTAGAAAAATGAAAATATTAAAACAAATAACATTAGCATTGGTGCTATTGGTATCATTCAACACTTATGCAACAACAGCTTGTATTGAAGATACAGAAAAGATCAAAGAGGAGTTAATTGCAAAAATGGGAGAAGATGAAATTATTGCATCGGTTTATACAAATATAGCCTCTCTAACAATGATTGAATCTTTAAAAAAAGAATACAACCTTACCGGTAAGGAATATGAGATTGATTATGAAAAATTTAATAAAGGATTAAAAACTGATTTAAAAATCATCGAATCTAAATATCCTGAATTTTACAATTTAAGTGAAGAAGATAAAAAAGATGTACTAGAAAAATCAGGAAAATCTACTACTAGAACTAAAAAGCTTCAGGATACAATGAAATGTATTATTATTGCTACTGCTGGAATAGCAGGTGCTTGTGGAACTGCGTTGGGTCTTTGGGCTCTTAAAAAGTACGGTGCTTGTATGGTAGCAGGAGGATCTTTTATCATTGCGGAGGAAATCCTTTCTGGTGGTAGTGCAACAGGTTTAATCCCTGAAGAAATTTCGGGTGTAAATACCGTATGTTTACGTTTTGCATTACGCCTAGATAGACAGGCAGCACAAACTTTAGCTACTTGTGTGATTGTTACATTAGTCGGAGAAATTTTTGCCTGTGGTACAACATATCTTTTAGCTTAATTGCTAACTAAATAAAAGAATTTATAAATTCTTAAATTAAGTAAAATTACCTTAGTTACGTTTTTAAGTTTTTTCAAAAAAAATCTCCCAAAGAACTCAACACATTCTTTGGGAGATTTTATTTTTTATGAGATTATAGATTCTGAATCACACTTCGATACACTCAACGTAAAAGTTCAGAATGACGATCATTTATTTCGTCGGATAATATCCTTTTTCAGGAATCGCAATTTTATATAACTTTTTTGATTTGTTATTCAACTTGTTTTCGCGCAACCACGGATTGTGAATTTTTAAGATTTTATAGTTGATACCGAATTTCTTCGCAAAACTTGCAAAATTTGTTACCACACTATCTACTTCCACTTTGTAGGTTGGAATGTAGGTGTATAAATGCTTTTCATCAAAGTTGAAACCGTATTTTTTAGCATTGGTAAAGATTTCTTTGATCGCAATGACTCTAAATAAGTAACGTCCTGTTTCTTGCCCTAGTAATAAATCGTAATACGAATCCACTTGTTGGTCTTCCATACGACGCGCAACTCCGGCATTTCCTGCATTGTATGCTGCTGCGGCAGAAGTCCAATTGCCAAAACGTTGTTTAGCATCTAGCAAATATTTACACGCCACACGTGTTGCTTTTTCCAAATGATAACGTTCGTCTACGTTTTTATTAATTTCTAACCCGTTTTCGCGTCCTGTGGTTTTCATAATTTGCCAAAAACCTCTTGCGCCTGCTGGAGAGGTGACATTTTGCAATCCACTTTCAATGACAGCTAAGTATTTAAAATCGTCTGGAACGCCATATTCTTTTAAAATCGGTTCAATAATCGGAAAGTATTTGTTGGCACGCTTGAATAATAGCAAACCATTAGATTGCCAATAGGTATTAACCAACAATTCTCTGTCCATACGTTCTTTAATGTCTGGCAATTGCAACGGCACTTTTTCGCCTGCAAATTCTAAGGTTTCTGGAACTTCCAACGCATATATATTGTAATCGTTGACATCATTCACAACTGATTTCGCAGAAGGTTTCGTTATTTTTGACTCGTTTTCTGTGGTAAAAGCTGCATCTTGTGCAACAGCATTCATCAGTAAAACTCCAAGAAAAATTAATCCTAAAAAGGCAAATCCGTTTTTGAGTGTACGCATAGTAAATATGTTTTTAGTATTTCTAATCGATTTTAATAGCTATTGCTGGATTGTAAAATGGTCGGATAGGGATTACAAAAATAACAAACTGATTGGGAATCGTGCTTGTATCTGTGTAATTAATTGTTAAAATAAAAAAAGTTTTGCTATTCTGTGATCAATTTTGGTAAATTTTCATTGAACCATTTGAATTTATTTAGAATCATAATATGTGTGCCTCCTTTGATAGGAATACAATCTGAAATATGCTGTATAGGAAAGACCAAATCTTTATCGCCGTGAATGTGAATGGTATTGGGCAACGGTTCTTCTTGATTCCAATTGACAATTTGGGCAATAGACCAATCTAAATAATCCTTATCACGAACCGATAAGTATTCTTCATATAAATCCAATCGCTTGGTTGCCAAATCGCCAAAAGCAAATTTTCGTAAGACCTCCATATTGTTTACCAAGCTCGTAGGCAAGAGTTTATAGGCTTTTGTGGCACGTGCAAATTTCATTCTGCGCGGTAATTCGTGCTTGCTTTTTACACTTGAAATCACAAAAATTTTTTTGACATTGAGATACTGTGCCATTTCTTGCACCAAAATTCCGCCAAAGGAAACACCGACTAAAACAATATTATCATGCTTCACATTTGCTGCCATTCGCGATGCATACTGTGACAACGTCTCGTCTTTTTCAGGTAAAAACCAAGCTAAATAATGAACGTCAAACTGGTCTTCTGGAAGTTTAATATACTTGAAAATTGTAGGGTTAGCAGCCATCCCTGGCATAAAATAAACGTGTATTTTACTTACTTTCATACAGATAGTGACGTTAAAAACTCGGAAATCTACTCTAAATTTCTTATCTTTGCAACGTTAAAACAACATTTCTTCTAAATATACCACTTTTTTAAGGATTAATTTAAAATTAAACTGCTATGGATAATGCATTAGTTATCAATGATAACGAATTTTTACGTCAATTTGAACACAAGACAGATCACGGAATGGCAAAGATCGAGTATTCATTACAAGAGCGTAAAATATTTTTAACAAAATTAATCGTTCCCGAAGAGCTGGATGATGTAGATTTTAAAAATACATTTATTAAAACAGTTCTCGACAGTATTCAAGAACGAAACTTGAGAGTTGTACCAACTAGTCCAAGAATCGCTAGTTTTTTACGAAAACACAAAGAGTATAAAGATTTACTGCCAGTTGGCGTTCGCATCTAAAAAAATTAAAGGGAACTTTTCGGTTCCCTTTTTTTTATAGTATTATGTTATTTTACTATTTTTTTTTCAATTGCTCCAACGCTGATTTCGCTTGTGTTTCTACTTTTTCCAACAGCGTTTGTAATTCTTTTGGCGCGTTGTATTTGTAACGAATGTGAATCTTTTTTCCTTTATACGTCAAATACGTATTTTGAATGTCCATAATTTTTGGATCGTCATATTTGTCTTGAAAACTCATAAAGTTCGATTGCTCAAAATCATTGAAAAGTGACTTCACTTTACTTGGCGCTAGTTTTACAGCATGTTTTCCCTGTACTTGTGCATTGAATTTTCCTGTGTACACAACCGTTCCGTCTTCATAAAATTGCATAGTAAACTCTTCACAAGTTCCTTTGCAGGGCGATTTATACAATTCGATAAAATCTCCTTTTGGAACTACCATTTCCGGAGTTTCTTCTACTTTATTTGGATTTTCAAACATGCCAACATTGGTCGTTTCTTCCGTAGGTATTTTTTCTTTTCCCATAAATTTTTCGCTAGTATTCGTTGCCTTCATTTCCTTTGGTGATAATACTTTCTGGCGCTTGAATGTAATTTTGACATCATCAGAAGAAAGGATTGCTTCATCTTTCGTTAACTTAATGGTAGAAACTTTATACAACGCTGCTACCACTGCTTTTGAAAATTCTGAATCGCAACACATTTCAGTACAAGCCAATCCTTGAAGTTTAATGTTACTTTTCCCTGTGATGCTGTAGGTACCGAAACAATTATTTACATCTAACTTTAATGAAAATTCAGTATCGCTATTTACCTTTAAAATAATGGCATCCGTAACTTTTACAGTAGTTCCGCTATTTTTCAATTCAACGACTTTCCAGGAGCTTCCCACAAATTCTTTGGTAGAAGCGTCGCAGCTAATTAAAGCAAGGACTATTATAGAGAGTAGTGTTGTTTTCATCTGTTTCATTTTACGAGTTAAATATAAGCATAACTCCGTTTACACAGTCATAATTGCATGAATCATACCAATCTTCCGATAAAATTCGGGATATTTCGATAAAAAGAATGAGAATTTAGTTAACTAAACGCCACCGTTTCGTCTACAAAGTCGAAACGTACCATGCCGTCATCGTCAATTTTAGTTAGCGTAATTTCGTGAAGTGTATTGACCAATTCCGGATTCCACGGTGCTTTTACTTTTACGTAGTTTTCGGTAAACCCGTGAATGTATCCTTCTTTATTTTCACCTTCAAATAAAACAGTTTTTGTATTCCCAATTTGACTTTCATAAAACGCTCTACGCTTTTTTACAGACAAACCGCGCAACATTTTACTGCGTTTTTTACGCACATTTTGCGGCACCACATTGTCCATTTCGGCAGCGACTGTATTTTCGCGTTCGGAATAGGTAAACACATGTAAATACGAAATATTCAATTCAGTTAAAAAGTTGTAGGTTTCTAAGAAAATTTCGTCGGTTTCGCCTGGAAATCCCACAATAACATCCACGCCAATACAGGCATCTGGCATGGTTTCTTTTATTTGCGTCACGCGATCTACATACAATTCACGCATGTATCTGCGACGCATCAAACGTAACAACGTATTGCTTCCACTCTGTAAGGGAATGTGAAAATGTGGTACAAAAGTATTGCTTTTTGACACGAAATCAATCGTTTCGTTCTTCAACAAATTCGGTTCAATTGAGGAAATTCGCAAACGCTCAATGCCTTCCACTTTATCTAATTCTTGTACGAGTTCTAAAAAAGTATGTTCGTGTTTTTTATTGCCAAATTCACCTTTTCCATAATCGCCAATATTCACGCCTGTTAGCACGATTTCTTTAATATCTTGTTCCGAAATCTCTTTGGCATTTTTCAATACATTTTCCAAGGTGTCACTTCGAGAAATTCCTCTGGCAAGCGGAATGGTACAATAAGTACATTTATAATCACAACCATCTTGCACTTTCAAAAAAGCACGTGTACGATCGCCAATGGAATAACTTCCTACATAAAAATCAGCTTCTTCAATTTCGCAGGAATGTACTTCTCCAATCCCTCGACTCCGCTCGGGACGACTCAACAAATCATTAATATAATCAGTGAGCTTGAACTTTTCCGTCGCGCCCAATACCAAATCCACACCATCAACTGCTGCCAATTCTTCAGGTTTCAATTGCGCATAACATCCAACTGCTGCCACAAACGCATCCGGATTTACCTTTTGTGCCTGTTTTACGATGGTTTTAAAGCGTTTATCCGCATTTTCCGTCACGCTACACGTATTAATCACATACATATCTGCGTGTTCGGAAAAATCTACCTTGTCATAACCTTCTTCTTGAAAGTTTCGTGCAATCGTAGAAGTTTCTGAAAAATTCAGTTTGCAACCTAGCGTGTAAAAAGCAACTTTTTTTCTATCGTTCATTCCTATACTTTTCTACCAAAACGGTAGCTATTTCTATTTTTTATTATGTACTTTTAAGCCTTAAAAAGATTCGCAAAAGCCCGCAAATTTACAATTAATTCAGAATATGATAAAATTAACGATGCAACATTTTCAGTTGATACTCAAGCAGCTATCAATTCTTTGTTTATTGTTGATTGTGGTTTCGTGTCAACAACAAAATTCACAAGACAGAGATCATTTAGTTTTCCGCTATAATGAGCATGCTAATATTACGTCTTTAGATCCTGCTTTTGCCAAAGATCAGCGCAATATTTGGGCAGTACATCAACTGTTTAATGGTTTGGTGGAAATGGACACTGATTTGAACGTGATTCCTGCCATTGCCAGCTCTTGGAAAATTTCAGAAGATGCGTTAACGTATGTGTTCACTTTGCGTGAAGATGTACAGTTTCACAAGCATCATTTGTTTGGGAAAGATAGTACACGTACTGTAACTGCGTTTGATTTTGAATATAGTTTTGGACGAATTTTAGATGATAAATTAGCGTCGAGCGGACGTTGGATTTTCAAGAGTGTTGAAAGCTTTAAAGCACTTGATGCGACAACGTTTAAAATTCAACTAAAACAGCCTTTTCCTGCGTTTTTAAGCTTATTGACGATGAAATATTGTTCGGTAGTTCCCAAAGAAATTGTGGAGCATTATGGCAATAATTTTAGATCCAATCCAATTGGAACTGGACCTTTTCAGTTTAAAATTTGGGAAGAAAACACAAAGCTTGTCTTGCGACGAAATCCAACTTATTTTGAAAAAGATGCACAAGGAAAAAATTTACCATATTTAGAAGCGATTGCCATTACTTTTTTGCCTGATAAACAGAGTGAGTTTTTACAATTTGCACAAGGAAATATTGACTTTTTAAACTCCCTTGATCCATCGTATCAAGATGAAATTTTGAATGCCGCAGGAAAGTTACGAGAAACCTATGCTGAAAAAGTACGCATGATTTCGGGACCATATTTAAACACCGAATATTTAGGAATTTATATTGGCGATAGTACCAATGTGTCCAGTCATCATTTGTTGCGAAAAGCGATGAATTATAGCTTTGATCGCGAGAAAATGATCACATATTTGCGAAGTGGTATTGGTTCGCCCGCCAATCATGGTTTTATCCCGAAAGGATTGCCTGGTTTTGACAACATTAAAGGATTTGACTACCAACCTGAATTGGCAAAAAAGTTAGTCAAACAATACAGTAAAGAAACAGGAAATGCAGCACCTGAAGTTTCTATCACCACCAACGGACAGTATTTGAATTTCTGCGAGTACATTCAGCGAGCGCTTGAAAAAATTGGTATCAAAGCCAGCGTAAACGTAATTCCAGCTTCTACCCTACGCGAATTGCGTTCCAAAGGTGAATTGCCCATTTTTAGAGCCAGTTGGATTGCCGATTATCCTGACGCTGAAAATTATTTATCATTGTTTTACAGCAAAAATTTCACGCCAAACGGCCCAAACTACACACGTTTTAAAAATGCACAATTCGACGAATGGTACGAAACGGCATTACGTGAAACGGATGCTACCAAACGTGCTAACATCTACACAAAAATGGATTCGCTCTTAGTTTCCGAAGCGCCAATAATTCCTTTGTATTACGATCAAGTAGTACGATTTACGCGAAAAAATGTACAAGGTTTGGGAATTAATGCTTTGAATTTGTTGGAGTTGAAACGCGTTCGGAAGATGAAATAAAACTCCTAATTTCACTCGTATCTATCACAAATATAATGTATAATTTTCTATGTTTTATAGAATAAAATCTATATGAAGAAATTTTAACTTAATTTATTTGTAGTATTTAACTTTAATTTTAATTATATTTGTAAGAATTATTCTTTAAAATAGTTAATTATGCAGCTAGAAAAAATTTTAAAACTAGGAAAAACACTTAGTAAAACTGAACAACGCACTATTTTAGGTGGTACTACGGACGAATTAAACGAAGGAACTGGCACATGTGCAGCTTTTGCCCCTTGTAGAATACCTGGGAAACACGATTCTACGTGTCAAGGTGGGAAACTGATTAAAGATGTGAGTCGTGCAGAAGCAGAAGCACATGTAGTAAATGGAGGTCATTGGTGTTGTGAAGGCTGTAGCGCTGCTTCATGGTACCATTAATAATATTAAAGTTTAATTATTAA harbors:
- a CDS encoding ATP-binding protein, with translation MKISEDISEKAFESAFTKAQSILSSFENKKENTQNSCTPSLELYTKTVLLLIDVYNEQKQYDSVAVYCAKIKNRTTDIEMLGDAELYIADKKIFEKKYFESIRLLHTALAYFEEANAVDKKVDTYLKLAEQYKKIRNFELSKEVDSILMNHYVHQQIPKTLQAQIYINNAQYKAFTGNNAEAIRLLKSLDIQNFIQDKKVLQTYYRVLKRRYIKADNIDSARVYMEKVYSIKNEEQPEDTAIKYIYLAMMELKLKQYQKALMYVNKAKTSNALQYVEQFDMIKLYKVEYLANEVLGNFNKAFQSLANYHEVRNSVKNFNLNLNASILNFKLHHDKKIRELKAKTEMSALVMKQKKQFYIFSTFFVSATIFILIFFFILQNRKKKRLKLQYENEKMKEVAEIKTDFIENLSHEIRTPITIITGYLRMISNNTMDYSKIVKYSDLTIRNNEQIIEMLNNSLTLLKLDRSPLVHKCTTEKMEGFLRESIYAFQGVSEIKNVAIYYKSNIKLDQVLDFYYEDLKKILNNILSNALKFTNPGKGIYVHTFINKKGLTVFVKDEGIGIDKEEQKLIFDRFYQTKNNLSNGGFGIGLSLVYELVKKLNGTITLDSEKNVGSIFTIQLPLAIQNHALYTEEKSTDYVNICNETVVESSAITNLPKILIVDDNIEMIGYLKELLSPTLNCTFAFDGKQAVSFALKTKYDIVLTDLGMPVLDGCELKSALDKVDGYETVPFLVMTASAEEYLENNKAALGINDYLTKPFKAIELITRINYHLDTNIYRQQLQSTDDEKIEYNGAYADFMEKINTVIQKNMSNSDFTIQDLAASCGYSYKQFRQIVQEKTGMKSVQIILEVRLRKAYDLIVNNNYENISEILYAVGLNSRSYFNKVFVKRFGLKPSELIKKCKIQKRAS
- a CDS encoding lytic transglycosylase domain-containing protein, with the protein product MRTLKNGFAFLGLIFLGVLLMNAVAQDAAFTTENESKITKPSAKSVVNDVNDYNIYALEVPETLEFAGEKVPLQLPDIKERMDRELLVNTYWQSNGLLLFKRANKYFPIIEPILKEYGVPDDFKYLAVIESGLQNVTSPAGARGFWQIMKTTGRENGLEINKNVDERYHLEKATRVACKYLLDAKQRFGNWTSAAAAYNAGNAGVARRMEDQQVDSYYDLLLGQETGRYLFRVIAIKEIFTNAKKYGFNFDEKHLYTYIPTYKVEVDSVVTNFASFAKKFGINYKILKIHNPWLRENKLNNKSKKLYKIAIPEKGYYPTK
- a CDS encoding alpha/beta fold hydrolase, which gives rise to MKVSKIHVYFMPGMAANPTIFKYIKLPEDQFDVHYLAWFLPEKDETLSQYASRMAANVKHDNIVLVGVSFGGILVQEMAQYLNVKKIFVISSVKSKHELPRRMKFARATKAYKLLPTSLVNNMEVLRKFAFGDLATKRLDLYEEYLSVRDKDYLDWSIAQIVNWNQEEPLPNTIHIHGDKDLVFPIQHISDCIPIKGGTHIMILNKFKWFNENLPKLITE
- a CDS encoding DUF6438 domain-containing protein, whose translation is MKTTLLSIIVLALISCDASTKEFVGSSWKVVELKNSGTTVKVTDAIILKVNSDTEFSLKLDVNNCFGTYSITGKSNIKLQGLACTEMCCDSEFSKAVVAALYKVSTIKLTKDEAILSSDDVKITFKRQKVLSPKEMKATNTSEKFMGKEKIPTEETTNVGMFENPNKVEETPEMVVPKGDFIELYKSPCKGTCEEFTMQFYEDGTVVYTGKFNAQVQGKHAVKLAPSKVKSLFNDFEQSNFMSFQDKYDDPKIMDIQNTYLTYKGKKIHIRYKYNAPKELQTLLEKVETQAKSALEQLKKK
- a CDS encoding GNAT family N-acetyltransferase, yielding MDNALVINDNEFLRQFEHKTDHGMAKIEYSLQERKIFLTKLIVPEELDDVDFKNTFIKTVLDSIQERNLRVVPTSPRIASFLRKHKEYKDLLPVGVRI